The region GTACTGCCCCTGTACCTGGTGACGGGCCTCGGCCTGTCCCCGCTGGGCTTCGGCCTCCTGGACGGCATCTACAACGGCTTCTCGGCACTCGTCCGGCTGATCGGGGGCCACCTGGCCGACCGCGGCGGTGGCCGGCACAAGTGGGTGGCGGGCTTCGGATACGCCCTCTCGGCGGCCTGCAAGCCCCTGCTGCTCCTGGCCCACACGCTCACCCCGATCGGCCTGATCCTGGCCGCCGACCGCACCGGCAAGGGCCTGCGCACGGCCCCGCGCGACGCGCTGATCTCGCTGTCGAGCACGCCGGAGACACGGGGGCGCGCGTTCGGCGTGCACCGGGCGATGGACACGGCGGGCGCGCTGTTCGGTCCCCTCGTGGCCTTCCTGATCCTGCGGGCCACGGTCGACGGGTACGACGCGGTGTTCACGGTGAGCTTCTGCGTGGCGGTGGTGGGCGTACTGGTCCTGGTGCTGTTCGTGCCGAACGGTGCGCGTACGACAGCGGCAAGGGCAGGAACACAGACGGCACCGCAGAAGACCTCCGGGGACACCGCATCCCGCCCCACCCTGCGCGCGGCCCTCGCCCTCCTCGCCCGCCCCGACCTGCGCCGCGTCACCCTCTGCGCGCTCCTCCTGGGCCTCGCGACGGTCAGCGACTCCTTCGTCTACCTGCTCCTCCAGCGGCGTCTGGGCGTACCGGACCGCTGGTTCGCGCTGCTGCCCCTCGGCACGGCGGCGGCGTTCCTGCTCCTGGCCGTCCCGCTCGGCCGCCTCGCGGACCGGGTCGGCCGCTGGCGGGTGTTCCTGGCCGGCCACGGCGCCCTGCTCCTCGCGTACGCCCTCCTGCTCACCTCCTGGCACGGAGCGGCACTGCCGTACGCCGTCCTGCTCCTGCACGGCTGCTTCTACGCCGCCACCGACGGCGTACTGATGGCGGTGGCCTCGGAGAGCGTGCCCGAGGAACTGCGCTCGTCCGGTCTCGCCCTCGTCCAGACGGGCCAGGCCCTGGCCCGATTCGTCTGCTCGCTCGGCTTCGGCGCGGCGTGGACGGCTTGGGGCGACCGTACGGCGCTCACGGCGTCGACGGTGGCGCTGGCACTGTGCGCCCTGTTCGCGCTCACACTCCGCCGTCCCACCCCCTCCGCCCCCTCAGAAGGCCTCGCATGACCCTGCGTACCCGCATCCTGGTCCTGATCTCGGCGCTGGTCGTCCTGGCGGGCGTGGCCACGGCCTCCGTCCTGCACGCCTCGGCCCGCGCGGACCGCAAGAACCGGACCCAGCCCGGCGGCCCGAGGATCACCGCGGGCACGGTCGCGCTCGCCACCCGGTCCGGGAGCCACATGATCTTCCGGAACATGGCCTGGGGCCCGCACCGCGACGAACTGACGACGGTCCCGGCGTCGAGCCCCTCGGGGCCCCGCACCGCGTCGAAGGTCAAATGCCTCCGCTTCTACGCGGCCGCGGGCACCGGCGTCTGTCTCCAGTCGGTGCACGGCCCGGTCCAGGACACCTACCGGGCCGTCATCCTCGACACGCGCCTGCGCGAGACGGCCCGCTACGACGTCCCCGGCATCCCGTCCCGCGCCCGTGTCTCCCCCAGCGGCCGCTACGCCGCGTGGACGGCCTTCGTCGGCGGCGACTCGTACGCGGGGACGAACTTCTCCACGCGCGCGGCGATCGTGGACACGAGAACGGGGAAACTGACCCCCTCCTTGGAGGCGTTCCGCGTCGTGAAGGACGGCAGGACGTACCACGCGGCGGACGTCAACTTCTGGGGCGTCACGTTCGCGGCCGACGACCGCACGTTCTACGCGACGCTGGCGACGAAGGGCAGGACGTACCTGGTCCGAGGAGACCTCCGGGCCCGCACCCTCACGACCCTCCACACCAACGTCGAATGCCCGTCCCTCTCCCCCGACGGCACGCGCGTCGCCTACAAGAAGCGCGTGCCGGGCCTGTCGAAGGACGCCCCCTGGCACCTGTACGTCCTCGACCTGCGCACGATGCGCGAAACCCCGCTCGCCGAGTCCCGCAGCGTCGACGACCAGGCGGTCTGGCGCGACGACCGCACGATCGTCTACGCCCTCCCCGGCGACTACGGAGCCGACCTCTACACCGTCCCGTCCGACGGCACGGGAAAGCCGCGCCGCATCAGCACCGCGGCGGTGTCTCCCGCGTACGTGAACTAGCCGACGGCGTACGGGAACCAGGCGAAGGCGTACGTGAACTAGGCGAAGGCACCCTGGGCGGTGAAGGCCAGCTCGGCGAAGCGTTCGCCGATACGGCGGTGGGTGGCGGCGTCCGGGTGGACCTGGTCGGGCAGCGGCAACTCGGCGAAGTCGGCCTCGCCGTAGAGGTCCAGGCCGTCCAGGTGGTACAGGTTCGGATCCTCGGCCGCCCGCTGCTCCACGATCCGGGCCAGCTCGTCGCGGATGACACGCAAGGTCAGTTTCCCGTTCGCGCGCTCCGCCGGATCTCCCATGGCCAGGAACCGCAGCCGCCCCGCACCGAGATCGGAGAGGTCCGGGGCGGTGGGCCCGGGCGTGTCCTCATGGATGGGACAGAGAAGGGGCGAGACGACCAACAGCGGCGTGGTGGGATGCCCGTCACGGACGGTGTCGAGAAAGCCGTGCACCGCCGGGCCGAAGGCACGCATCCGCATCGCGTCGGTGTTGACCAGGTTGATCCCGATCTTGACGCTGATCAGGTCGGCGGCGGTGTCCCCCATGGCCCGCGCGGTGAACGGATCGAGCAGAGCGCTCCCGCTCAGCCCCAGATTGATCAGTTCCACCCCGGCGAGGGTGGCGGCGAGCGCGGGCCAGGTGGAGGTGGGCCCGGCGGCGTCGGAACCGTGACTGATGGAGCTGCCGTGATGCAGCCACACCTTGCGTCCCCGGTCCGGCGCGGGCTCGACGGGGGCGTCGGTGCGCAGGGCGACGAGTTCGGTGGTCTCGTTGTGCGGCAGCCAGATCTCGACGTCCTTGACGCCGTCGGACAGACCGTCGAAACGGAGGGTACCGACCGCTCCCGGCCGGGTCGAGGCCGCTCCGGTGGCCATGTCGATGGTCATCGCATTGCCGCCGGTCACGCTCGCCCGCCCCGTCGGCCGGCCGTCGACGACCCACTCGTACACCCCGTCCGGACGGGGCGGCGCACCCACGTAGGCGAGCTTGGTGGGCAACGTGTCCAGCTCGACGGCGGTGGCCCGGGTACGGAAGACCAGCCGTACGCCGGAGGGCTGGGCCTCGGCCATGGCGAGCTGTCCGTCGGGGATCTGCCTGCGGGCCCGGGCGGGCAGCCGGTGCGGGAGGACACCGCGTTCGGTGGGCTCCAGGTCGAGGGCACCGCGCAGGAGGTCGGCGGTGATGGGTGTGGTGATCCAGTCATGGTCGGCGGTCATGGCTTCGGTGTCTCCATCAAAACTCTCGGGTACCGGAATCGACCGGAGAAACGATTCCGGCAGGACGATTCCGACGGGACGATCAGGGGGGCGGATGCGGGCCCGGTTGCAGTCGCTGCTGTCACCGCTGTCGCTGCTCTCACTGCTTTCACTGCTGTCGCTTTGTCGCCGCTGCGTTCGCGGGCCAGTTGCACAGCAGCGCGTCGAGGGCGTCCAGCATCCGCACCCAGGTCTCCTGCGTGTCGGGGGCGCTGTGGCTGAACCCTCCCCCCATCTCCAGGCTGACGTAGCCGTGGAAGAAGCTGCCCAGCAGCCGAACGGCGTGTGTCTGGTCCGGCTCCGTCAGCGCGTAGCCACGCAGGATCGCCCGCGTCATCTGCGCGTGCCGCCCACCGGCGCTGGCGGCGGCCGTCGCCGGATCGAGCCTGAACTGGGCGGCGGCATAGCGGCCTGGATGCTCCCGGGCGTAGTCGCGGTAGACGTTCGCGAGAGCGGCCAGGGCGTCCTTGCCGGCCCGTCCCGCCAGCGCGGCGGCGCCCCGGTCGGCGAGTTCCTCCAGGGCGAGCAGGGCGATCCGGGTCTTGAGGTCCTGGGAGTTCTTCACGTGCGAGTACAGGCTCGCGACCTTCACGTCGAAGCGCCTGGCGAGCTCCGAGACGGTCACCTGATCGAAGCCGACCTCGTCGGCCAGCTCCGCGCCCGCGAGGACCAGACGTTCCGTGGTCAGCCCGACGCGCGCCATAACCTTCCCCTCATTCACCACAACAACATACACATTTGCCTAACACCTTTAGGCAATTTACCATGCATCTCATGAAGCCGCTGACCGAACAAGAGATCCGCGCCGCGTTCGTGAACTGCACCAAGGGCGAGGCGAAGCGCCTGTCCGTCCCACGCGACCTGGCCGACCACCCCTGGGACGACCTGGACTATCTCGGCTGGCGAGACCCCCAGTCCCCCGAACGCGCCTACCTCGTCCTCGAGCTGAACGACGGCCACCCGAAGGCCCTGGTCCTGCGCAGCCCCAGCCCCACCTCCTGGCAGACCCGGCGCAGCATGTGCTCGATGTGCCTGACCACCCACACCGGCGGCGTCTCCCTGATGGTCGCCCCGAAGGCGGGCAAGGCCGGCCAGCAGGGCAACTCGGTCGGCGCCTACATATGCAGCGACCTCTCCTGCTCCCTGTACGTACGAGGCAAGAAGGACGCGGGCGCCGGCGCCCGCCTCCACGAGTCACTCACGCTGGAGGAAAAGATCCAACGAACGGTGACGAACCTGGCGGCGTTCCTCACGAAGGTGACGGCGTGACGCCGTACGGCCCCTGTCGCGCTCCAACGAGGAGGCCCGTGAGGAGTCCCATGGGGAGGCCTGCGAGAAGGCCCGCGAGAAGGAGATCGCCACCGGCCACCGGATTATTCTGCTCCGGTGACCAACCAGCCGCTTGAGGGCACTGTCGTCCGCCTCGTCCGCCTGTCTCCCGACCATGCCGAGGCCCTCTTCCCGTCGGCGTCCGACCCCGAGGTCTGGCGGTGGATGCCCCGGGCACGACCCGAGACCGTGGTCCAACTGCGCGAGTGGCTCGGCGAGATGACCGCCGATCCGACGCGACGCTGCTTCGCGGTGCAGCGCCGTGACGACGGCACCGTGATCGGTTCGACCAGCATGTACGACCTCGACCTGGCCGAGAGCCGCACCGAGATCGGCGCGACCTGGTTCGACCGTTCCTGCTGGGGCGGCCCCTACAACGTCGAGTCCAAACTGCTGCTGTTCACCCACGCCTTCGAAGACCTGCGCCTGGCCCGGCTGGCCCTGCGCACCGACAACCTCAACGTGCGTTCCCAGCAGGCCCTGGCCCGCCTCGGCCTGGTCCACGAAGGAACCCTGCGCAGCCATATGCGCCGCCCGGACGGCACCCGCCGCGACTCCCTGTACTACAGCCTGCTCGCCGACGAATGGCCCACCGTCCGCGATGCCTTGCGCGCCCGGGTCACCGCCAAGTCCGTGGCCTGAGCCGACCCTCACCGACGGCGGCGGCCACGCCTCGCTCGTCCACGCTGCTCCCCGCTCGATCTGGCGCGGGTCTGGCACGGCACATAACTCTGTGGCAGCGGTGCGGAGTCATGCCGGATGATCGAGCAGTCATCTCTTTTGGCTCTGCAGCGCCCGATGTGTTTCTGGGTACACCGACCCGTCGTGTGGACGAGCGGGCGGCTCTGCGCTGAACTCCGTGGCACCGAAACTCCGCCGCTGTACAGCGGGATCCCGGCAGGGGTGAGTATGGAACGGCATGGGCCTGGAACGAGCGGTGCAGCTCCCGTTGACCGTGGCGAGCAATGGCTCATGACTTGTGGATCGGCCTCGGTTTCGATGCGGAGACGACTTCATGACCATCGCCGAGCGCTCGACGCCGGCCGAGCTACCCCCCGCGCGTGCGGGAACGTGACCGCGCTCCTCGACGAGCACCCGCACCTGCCGCTGAGTCTCGTTTCCTCGCTCACTCCTCCACTTGCACTCCATCCCCACTACGCGCGGCGCGCAGGTAGTCCAGTCCTGCGCGATCCGTCACGGTGTACGAGCTGCTCAGACGGTGGACCACCGTCCAACGGCCGTCAGGTAGAGCGCCGGCGAAGACAGATGCCGTGCGAGTTGCTCCGTTGTGCCAGATCAATGGCAGCGGCCCCGTACGCTGCCAACCGAGAGAAGGTTCCCCGAGGGAGCGGTCGAGCAAGAGACCGGTGAGCAGCCGTGACAGTGTGCGTGGACTTGCCCACAGGCCGCCTGCGGGCAAGATGGCTCCCGTCATGGTCCACGGTTTCATACTGCGGCCGAGCACCGTGGTCGGCAGCAATCGGCTGTGCTGCGGCGGTTGGCTATGCATCGCGTCGCGCGGCAGGCCGAGGGGGGGCCAGCACATGCGCGGCGACTAGATCGTCGTACGTCTCTCCCGTTGCGGCGGTGAGTGCGGCCCCGAGCACCGCGTAGCCGAGGTTGGAGTACTCCTCGTGCTCTCCGGCCGGGACGGTGACGAGTCGGTCGAGACTGCTGAGCAGTTCGTTCAGCCGGTCGCCGGTGAACTTCTTGTACGGGTCGAGGCGGGCAGTGCCGGGGGGAAGGCGCGGCAGGCCGGAGGTGTGCTCGGCGAGGTGCCGCAGGGTGATGCCGGTCCCCGCAGGGACGCCGAGCCATCGTTCGACGGGATCGTCAAGCGTGAGTACACCTTGCTGTGCCAGCTGCTGCAGGATGGTTGCGGTGATGACTTTGGTGAAGGAGCCCGCCTCCACGTACTTGGCGGCGTCATGGTTGCCGGTGACGATCGGAGCTGTGTGGGAGCTGCCGATGATGCAACTGGGGACGCGGCGCAGGGTCATGACTTTGCTGCTTGGGGAACGGGCGCGCCGACTGGGCTGTCGCTCTCTGGTGGCGTGCTCTGCTCGACGGCCATTGTGCGCGGGCTCCCGGGATGCTTCCGGCTCCAGCGTTCGCCGACAGTTCGTGCCATCTGACGTGCGCGGGACAGGGCGGAGGAGAGGAAAATGAGGTCACAGGCGACCATCGTCAGGGCGAACCCGGTGAGTCCCATGAAAACGCCGATGGAGACATGGAATGCAATGGAGGCAATTGCCGTCCACGGGCGCATTCTAGGCACCAGGATCCGCATGGGGAAGTACACGAGGAACAGGGTGGTGCTGTAGGTGCCGAGGAAGACAAGGACGTCGCTGTTGTAGACGAGGTTGGAGAGCCCTGGCAGCTCGAACTCGGGAACGCGCATGATGTAGAAGAGTGCGGTGCCGTCCTGCCACACCTCTCCCTGCACCTTGTACAGGCCGCTCACTACGTACACGAGACACATCTGTACGGCAATCGCGGCCACACCGAGATTGTGCAATGGGACACCGAGGGAGCGCAGGCCCCCCGGGAATCGTCCGATGACACGGTTGGCGAATCCGCTCGAAAAAGAGAAGTACTGGTAACAGTTCGTCAGGAGCAGCATGGGGATGACGAGTTGGGCCAGGTTGTCTCCGCCGTCCCGGCCTTGCCGCTGCGGTCACCCTGGGTCGGGCGTACGCGCACTTCGACCAGTTCCAGCAGGGCACCAACCTCAGAGCCTGGCTCGACCGCATCCTGACCAACACCTTCCTCAACAACAACCGCAAGGCACGGCGCGAGCCGGCGCGCAGCCGCACCGACGAGATCGAGGACTGGCAGCAGGTCCACGCCGAGTCCCACCTTCCGCCGGGACTGCGTTCGGCCGAGGCCGAGGTACTGGACCGCCTCGGCGACCCGAACGTCCGGGCAGCCCTGCGCGCCCTTTCCCCCGAGCAACGGGTGACCATCTACCTCTGTGACGTCGAGGGCTTCACCTATCAGGAGACCGCCGACTTCACGGGCGTGACCACGAACACCGTCGGCTCCCGCATCTACCGGGCCCGGCACCACCTGCGGCAACTGCTGCAGGACTACGCGGGCGAGCACGGACTCGTCCAGAAGCACACCACGCGCCGGCATGGTCAGCCCGCCTGCCCGAGTCCCCGGCGGGGGCCGCGCCCGAGTCGATCCCTGCCCTGAACGCCGTAGGGCCGACGGTTCCTGACCGTCGGCCCTACGTGCGCGCACCGAAAACTGTTGCAGACCTGCGCCTACAGCACCGGCAGGTTCTTGCGGAGCTCGAAGGCGGTGACCTCGGAGCGGTACTCCTCCCACTCCGACTTCTTGTTGCGGAGGAAGAAGTCGAAGACGTGTTCGCCGAGGGTCTCGGCGACCAGTTCGCTGCGCTGCATGAGGGTGAGGGCCTCGCCGAGGTTCTGGGGCAGGGGCTCGATGCCCATCGCGCGGCGCTCGGCGTCGGAGAGGGCCCAGACGTCGTCGTCGGCGCCGGGCGGGAGCTCGTAGCCCTCCTCGATGCCCTTCAGACCGGCGGCCAGGAGCAGGGCGTAGGCCAGGTACGGGTTCGCGCCCGAGTCGATGGAGCGGACCTCGACGCGTGCGGAGCCGGTCTTGCCGGGCTTGTACATCGGGACGCGGACGAGCGCGGAGCGGTTGTTGTGGCCCCAGCAGATGTACGAGGGGGCCTCGCCGCCGGCGCCCGCGGTGCGCTCCGAGCCGCCCCAGATGCGCTTGTAGGAGTTGACCCACTGGTTGGTGACGGCGGAGATCTCCGCCGCGTGCTTGAGCAGGCCCGCGATGAAGGAGCGGCCGACCTTCGACAGCTGGTACTCCGAGCCCGACTCGTAGAACGCGTTGCGGTCGCCCTCGAAGAGGGAGAGGTGCGTGTGCATGCCGGAGCCGGGGTGCTCGGAGAAGGGCTTGGGCATGAACGTCGCCTGGACGCCCTGCTCCAGCGCGACCTGCTTCATGACCAGGCGGAACGTCATGATGTTGTCGGCCGTGGAGAGCGCGTCGGCGTAGCGCAGGTCGATCTCCTGCTGGCCGGGGGCGCCCTCGTGGTGGGAAAACTCGACCGAGATGCCCATCGACTCCAGCATGGTGATCGCCTGGCGGCGGAAGTCCATGCCGACGTTCTGCGGGGTGTGGTCGAAGTAGCCGGAGTTGTCGGCCGGGGTCGGGCGCGAGCCGTCCAGCGGGCGGTCCTTCAGCAGGAAGAACTCGATCTCCGGGTGGGTGTAGAAGGTGAAGCCCAGGTCGGAGGTCTTCGCGAGGGCGCGCTTGAGGACGTAGCGCGGGTCCGCGAAGGACGGGGAGCCGTCCGGCATCAGGATGTCGCAGAACATGCGGGCCGTGCCGGGGGCCTCCGCGCGCCACGGCAGCACCTGGAACGTCGACGGGTCCGGCTTGGCGATCATGTCGGACTCGTACACACGGGCGAAACCCTCGATGGCCGAGCCGTCGAAGCCGATGCCCTCGTCGAAGGCCTGCTCCAGCTCGGCCGGAGCCACGGCCACCGACTTGAGGAAGCCCAGCACGTCGGTGAACCACAGCCGAACGAACCGGATGTCCCGCTCCTCCAGTGTCCGGAGCACGAACTCCTGCTGCTTGTCCATCTTCCGCTTCCACCCATCCTTGCTGGTCAGGCCGCCTGCTCCCACGCCTCGGGGACGGTCGGGGCACCTGAGCATCCCACCACAACACCATTTCATGCGCGTTGCGGACCATGATCGCCCGGGCGACCGCGGTCTGAACGCCTCGCGTACGGCAGGTGTCCTGCTCTGGTGCCCATACTGCCTGCTCATCCGCCTGTCTGTAATGGCCGACCCCCAGACTCCCTCCTCGTGAGCTTTAATTTGCATCTTAGATGCAAGTTTTATTACCGTGCAGGGCAGAAACGGGGACCGCAACCCCCCGTCCGCCCCAGCCACTTGAGGAGCCCCCATGCTGTCCGAGCAGTCCGCCGCCACGGTGCACGCCACCCTCCCCGCCGTCGGCGCCGCCATCGGCGATATCGCCGACCGCTTCTACGAAAGGCTTTTCGCCGCCCACCCGGAACTGCTCCGCGACCTCTTCAACCGCGGCAACCAGGCCTCCGGCACCCAGCGCCGGGCCCTCGCGGGATCCATCGCCGCCTTCGCCACCCACCTCGTCGAGCGGCCGGACGAGCGACCCGACGTGCTGCTGAACCGCATCGCGCACAAACACGCCTCCCTGGGGATCGCCCCCGAGCAGTACGCGACCGTGCGCGAGCACCTCTTCGCGGCGATCGCCGAGGTCCTCGGCGACGCGGTCACGCCCGAGGTCGAGGCCGCCTGGGACGAGGTCTACTGGCTGATGGCGAACGCCCTCATCGCCATCGAGCGGCGGCTGTACGCACAGCACGGCGACGGGAGGGGTGGGTGGCGGGTCTGGGAGGTCGTGGAACGCGTCGAGGAGACCGCCGACGTCGCCACCTTCCGGCTGCGCCCGGCCGACGGGGGGCCGCTGCCGGACTTCCGGGCGGGCCAGTACGTGTCCGTACGCGTCGAGCTGCCGGACGGCGCCCACCAGATACGCCAGTACAGCCTCTCCTGCGCCCCCGGCTCCCCCGTACGGCAGATCGGCGTCAAGCGGGTGCACGGCGAGGCCTCGGGCCCCGACGGCGAGGTGTCCAACCACCTCCACACGCGTGTGCACGTCGGCAGCACGATCGAGCTCTCCGCGCCGTACGGCGATCTGGTGCTCGACGACACGGACGCGCCGGTGCTGCTCGCCTCCGCCGGCATCGGCGTCACCCCCGTGATCGCCATGCTGGAACAGCTCGCGCTCACCGGACACCGCGCCCCCGTCACGGTCGTCCACGCCGACCGCTCCCCCGCCGACCACGCGCTGCGCGCCGACCACGAGGCGTACGCGGCGAAGCTCGCGGACGCCGCCGTCCACTTCTGGTACGAGCAGAACGCCGAGGGCGCCGGGCGCCCCGGACGCGCGGACTTCTCCTCCGTGGCCGTCGCGTCGGGCACGCGCGCGTACCTGTGCGGGCCGCTGCCCTTCATGCGGGCGGTGCGGGGGCAGCTCATCGACAAGGGGGTGGCTCCGGCCGACATTCACTACGAGGTGTTCGGGCCGGATCTCTGGCTTGCGCAGGGCTGAGGCGGATGACTGACGGCTGGTGGCAGGCGGCAGATAGCAGGCGGCGGACTTCAGCTGTCAGATATCAGGCGCCAGGCGCCAGATGTCAGATATCAGACGTCAGATGACGGATGACAGATGACAGATTTCACTAGGTGTCAGTCGTCATCGGATGTCAAAGCCGAGGTCGGCCTGCCGGAGATCCCCAGCAGCAGCGGCCCCGTAGGCGCGGCGACCATGTCCGCCACCGTGAGTGGGTCCAGCGAGGCGAAGAACGCCTCCTGAGCCCGCCGCAGCGCACCCCGCAGCCGGCAGCCGGTGTGGAGCGGGCAGGGCGCGGCCCCCTCGCAGTCAACCACGTCACCGTCGCCCTCGAAGGAGCGGACGATCGCGCCGACCGATGCCGTACGCCCCGCTTCGGTGAGGCCGAGGCCGCCGCCGCGGCCGCGGCGAGCCGCGAGCAGTCCCAGGTGCTGGAGCTCGGCGACGACCTTCGCGGCATGGGTATAGGGGACATCCATGTCCGCGGCGACCTCGCGGGTGGTGGGAGTCGACCCGTCGGCGACGGCGAGCCGCATCAGGACACGCAGGGCCAGGTCGGTGGAGCGCAGCAGCCTCATACCACCAGCGTAGTTAATACGCATCTGCCGCTCAAATTATCCACGGATCATCCGAGCAGGGCCGCCTCCCACCTTTGCGGGGCTGCGCCACAGGGTGTCTCCTTTGGACATTCTGTGCCCTCCCTTCGTACTGGACACCCTCGCCCCATTACGATCAGCGGACCCGACCGTCCCATCCCCATAAGGACTCGCCATGGGTTCCGCCAAGAACACCACCTCCGCGCAGCGCAAGGCGCGCATAGAAGAGATGCGCAAGGCCGAGCGTGCCCGGGAGCGTCGTAACCGGATCCTCACGATCACGGCCAGCACGGTCATAGTCGCTGGTCTCGTCGTCGGCGGTGTCGTCCTGGTCAGGTC is a window of Streptomyces sp. NBC_00271 DNA encoding:
- a CDS encoding serine hydrolase domain-containing protein; its protein translation is MTLRRVPSCIIGSSHTAPIVTGNHDAAKYVEAGSFTKVITATILQQLAQQGVLTLDDPVERWLGVPAGTGITLRHLAEHTSGLPRLPPGTARLDPYKKFTGDRLNELLSSLDRLVTVPAGEHEEYSNLGYAVLGAALTAATGETYDDLVAAHVLAPPRPAARRDA
- a CDS encoding sigma factor-like helix-turn-helix DNA-binding protein; protein product: MLTNTFLNNNRKARREPARSRTDEIEDWQQVHAESHLPPGLRSAEAEVLDRLGDPNVRAALRALSPEQRVTIYLCDVEGFTYQETADFTGVTTNTVGSRIYRARHHLRQLLQDYAGEHGLVQKHTTRRHGQPACPSPRRGPRPSRSLP
- a CDS encoding GDSL-type esterase/lipase family protein is translated as MTADHDWITTPITADLLRGALDLEPTERGVLPHRLPARARRQIPDGQLAMAEAQPSGVRLVFRTRATAVELDTLPTKLAYVGAPPRPDGVYEWVVDGRPTGRASVTGGNAMTIDMATGAASTRPGAVGTLRFDGLSDGVKDVEIWLPHNETTELVALRTDAPVEPAPDRGRKVWLHHGSSISHGSDAAGPTSTWPALAATLAGVELINLGLSGSALLDPFTARAMGDTAADLISVKIGINLVNTDAMRMRAFGPAVHGFLDTVRDGHPTTPLLVVSPLLCPIHEDTPGPTAPDLSDLGAGRLRFLAMGDPAERANGKLTLRVIRDELARIVEQRAAEDPNLYHLDGLDLYGEADFAELPLPDQVHPDAATHRRIGERFAELAFTAQGAFA
- a CDS encoding GNAT family N-acetyltransferase; its protein translation is MTNQPLEGTVVRLVRLSPDHAEALFPSASDPEVWRWMPRARPETVVQLREWLGEMTADPTRRCFAVQRRDDGTVIGSTSMYDLDLAESRTEIGATWFDRSCWGGPYNVESKLLLFTHAFEDLRLARLALRTDNLNVRSQQALARLGLVHEGTLRSHMRRPDGTRRDSLYYSLLADEWPTVRDALRARVTAKSVA
- a CDS encoding MFS transporter, whose translation is MYVADSRASTSAASAEGAVRPRAGRRRAAVAPTVLALGTVSLITDVSSEMVTAVLPLYLVTGLGLSPLGFGLLDGIYNGFSALVRLIGGHLADRGGGRHKWVAGFGYALSAACKPLLLLAHTLTPIGLILAADRTGKGLRTAPRDALISLSSTPETRGRAFGVHRAMDTAGALFGPLVAFLILRATVDGYDAVFTVSFCVAVVGVLVLVLFVPNGARTTAARAGTQTAPQKTSGDTASRPTLRAALALLARPDLRRVTLCALLLGLATVSDSFVYLLLQRRLGVPDRWFALLPLGTAAAFLLLAVPLGRLADRVGRWRVFLAGHGALLLAYALLLTSWHGAALPYAVLLLHGCFYAATDGVLMAVASESVPEELRSSGLALVQTGQALARFVCSLGFGAAWTAWGDRTALTASTVALALCALFALTLRRPTPSAPSEGLA
- the glnA gene encoding type I glutamate--ammonia ligase; the encoded protein is MDKQQEFVLRTLEERDIRFVRLWFTDVLGFLKSVAVAPAELEQAFDEGIGFDGSAIEGFARVYESDMIAKPDPSTFQVLPWRAEAPGTARMFCDILMPDGSPSFADPRYVLKRALAKTSDLGFTFYTHPEIEFFLLKDRPLDGSRPTPADNSGYFDHTPQNVGMDFRRQAITMLESMGISVEFSHHEGAPGQQEIDLRYADALSTADNIMTFRLVMKQVALEQGVQATFMPKPFSEHPGSGMHTHLSLFEGDRNAFYESGSEYQLSKVGRSFIAGLLKHAAEISAVTNQWVNSYKRIWGGSERTAGAGGEAPSYICWGHNNRSALVRVPMYKPGKTGSARVEVRSIDSGANPYLAYALLLAAGLKGIEEGYELPPGADDDVWALSDAERRAMGIEPLPQNLGEALTLMQRSELVAETLGEHVFDFFLRNKKSEWEEYRSEVTAFELRKNLPVL
- a CDS encoding globin domain-containing protein, coding for MLSEQSAATVHATLPAVGAAIGDIADRFYERLFAAHPELLRDLFNRGNQASGTQRRALAGSIAAFATHLVERPDERPDVLLNRIAHKHASLGIAPEQYATVREHLFAAIAEVLGDAVTPEVEAAWDEVYWLMANALIAIERRLYAQHGDGRGGWRVWEVVERVEETADVATFRLRPADGGPLPDFRAGQYVSVRVELPDGAHQIRQYSLSCAPGSPVRQIGVKRVHGEASGPDGEVSNHLHTRVHVGSTIELSAPYGDLVLDDTDAPVLLASAGIGVTPVIAMLEQLALTGHRAPVTVVHADRSPADHALRADHEAYAAKLADAAVHFWYEQNAEGAGRPGRADFSSVAVASGTRAYLCGPLPFMRAVRGQLIDKGVAPADIHYEVFGPDLWLAQG
- a CDS encoding TolB family protein, which codes for MTLRTRILVLISALVVLAGVATASVLHASARADRKNRTQPGGPRITAGTVALATRSGSHMIFRNMAWGPHRDELTTVPASSPSGPRTASKVKCLRFYAAAGTGVCLQSVHGPVQDTYRAVILDTRLRETARYDVPGIPSRARVSPSGRYAAWTAFVGGDSYAGTNFSTRAAIVDTRTGKLTPSLEAFRVVKDGRTYHAADVNFWGVTFAADDRTFYATLATKGRTYLVRGDLRARTLTTLHTNVECPSLSPDGTRVAYKKRVPGLSKDAPWHLYVLDLRTMRETPLAESRSVDDQAVWRDDRTIVYALPGDYGADLYTVPSDGTGKPRRISTAAVSPAYVN
- a CDS encoding TetR/AcrR family transcriptional regulator, which produces MARVGLTTERLVLAGAELADEVGFDQVTVSELARRFDVKVASLYSHVKNSQDLKTRIALLALEELADRGAAALAGRAGKDALAALANVYRDYAREHPGRYAAAQFRLDPATAAASAGGRHAQMTRAILRGYALTEPDQTHAVRLLGSFFHGYVSLEMGGGFSHSAPDTQETWVRMLDALDALLCNWPANAAATKRQQ
- a CDS encoding Rrf2 family transcriptional regulator; translation: MRLLRSTDLALRVLMRLAVADGSTPTTREVAADMDVPYTHAAKVVAELQHLGLLAARRGRGGGLGLTEAGRTASVGAIVRSFEGDGDVVDCEGAAPCPLHTGCRLRGALRRAQEAFFASLDPLTVADMVAAPTGPLLLGISGRPTSALTSDDD
- a CDS encoding FBP domain-containing protein: MKPLTEQEIRAAFVNCTKGEAKRLSVPRDLADHPWDDLDYLGWRDPQSPERAYLVLELNDGHPKALVLRSPSPTSWQTRRSMCSMCLTTHTGGVSLMVAPKAGKAGQQGNSVGAYICSDLSCSLYVRGKKDAGAGARLHESLTLEEKIQRTVTNLAAFLTKVTA